A single genomic interval of Paralichthys olivaceus isolate ysfri-2021 chromosome 7, ASM2471397v2, whole genome shotgun sequence harbors:
- the LOC109624477 gene encoding bromodomain-containing protein 1-like isoform X1 — protein sequence MKKKCRNHRPSVLKRESSPIKPSPNRETLTYAQAQRMVELELDGRVHRLSIYDKLDVITDDDPTAQEIMECNSNKENNEKPQQVLVRSMRLKNNQQKKNAALTASHGTSGTHSSTSGLLEPKVRTVEYNLPVVPKRPAPYYKYTERTAEELDEEVEYDMDEEDYAWLELINEKRKSEGISQVSHNLFEFLMDRFEKESYLATQGQSDMQSLVDEDAVCCICMDGDGADSNVILFCDSCNIAVHQECYGVPYIPEGQWLCRHCLQCPSRPAECVFCPNRGGALKKTDDDRWGHVACALWVPEVGFSDTVFIEPIDGVRNIPPARWKLTCYLCKEKGAGACIQCDKINCYTAFHVSCAQKAGLYMRMEPVKEVTASGATTFSVKKTAYCCSHTPEGCDRRPHNIYEESHPKNGACQKRAEKRGKPRAKGWHKKKSKRAEPEPEPEPETPTNPGPSITASSFDTILNQVSVQRKRPFVERVLSYWVLKRQSRNNVPLIRRLQANPQPPKVKQMDRMETNQALKEQLKEWHRLRHDLERARLLLELIRKREKLKREEMKLQQSVLEVQLTPFSILLRAVLSQLQEKDQYNIFAQPVSVKEVPDYLDHIKNPMDFSTMRKRIDAHDYRSLEEFEADFNLMISNCMSYNSKDTFFYKAAQRMQDHGGAILRRAHRETERIGFDFPSGLHLATAPKIEAPPPFSWEDVDRLLSPAYRQLTPLEDQLKELLEKLDLSTAMKHGPSRSKRLKLLKKTIMEVRSEMSLKKSLPPPSPAASKPGSISTESDEEPLPEPLAKPCSEQEKYLPPPTLNLLTSQSELDALPSNLELPPLNPIKPITDQTPMKLDSDTSTSVTQDTPNGHIPDQLLPNGNLSTEVSVPCNRRTNVLFRKSKSASPQKPPKTQEASAVPPPSLGAKTFLSVVIPRLETLLLPKKRTRSSSADGEDDDESPIKRLGTGIANGFVVDEEDISPSPRLVEPRRRCASESSISSSGSILCGTSTVIVSKGGKGRPAAARRSTVDDKSSLRTCIKNGEFTKAAKISSEVWKPTAASPFVLEPLKLVWAKCSGFPSYPALIMEPRVRRTVSQHNGVVLPQPPLDVLRAGERMQFRSAEKLFLVHFFDSKRSWQWLPRSKMAPFGINPTLDSIKLTEARSAHIRKAVRFAFDRAMKHLNSGSVEPEPSAGPIVTD from the exons atgaagaaaaaatgtCGAAATCACCGCCCGTCTGTGCTGAAGAGGGAGTCGTCACCCATCAAGCCTTCACCTAACCGGGAGACACTAACATATGCACAAGCTCAGCGAatggtggagctggagctggacgGCCGTGTGCATCGGCTCAGCATCTATGACAAGCTGGATGTCATCACTGACGATGATCCAACTGCCCAGGAAATCATGGAGTGCAACAGCAACAAGGAGAACAATGAGAAGCCCCAGCAGGTCCTGGTGCGCTCTATGCGCCTCAAAAACAACCAGCAGAAGAAGAACGCAGCGCTCACAGCCTCACATGGCACCAGCGGCACCCACAGCAGTACCAGCGGCCTGTTGGAGCCAAAGGTTAGAACAGTGGAATACAATCTGCCGGTGGTGCCAAAGAGGCCAGCACCATattacaaatacacagagaggaCGGCGGAGGAGCTGGATGAGGAGGTGGAGTACGACATGGACGAGGAAGACTATGCCtggttggagctcatcaatgagaagaggaagagcgAGGGTATCAGCCAGGTGTCCCACAACctctttgagtttttaatggACCGCTTTGAGAAGGAGTCGTACTTAGCCACGCAGGGTCAGAGTGACATGCAGTCGCTGGTGGATGAGGACGCCGTCTGTTGCATCTGTATGGATGGAGACGGTGCTGACAGTAATGTTATCCTCTTTTGTGACTCCTGTAATATCGCTGTGCACCAAGAGTGCTATGGTGTACCGTACATCCCAGAGGGCCAGTGGTTGTGCCGCCACTGTCTGCAGTGTCCGTCGCGGCCCGCAGAGTGCGTCTTCTGCCCCAACCGAGGTGGAGCCCTGAAGAAGACGGACGATGACCGCTGGGGTCACGTAGCGTGTGCTCTGTGGGTCCCAGAAGTTGGTTTCTCCGACACAGTTTTCATTGAGCCCATTGATGGCGTCCGCAACATTCCGCCAGCACGCTGGAAGTTGACTTGCTACCTGTGTAAGGAAAAGGGTGCAGGAGCATGCATCCAGTGTGACAAGATCAACTGTTACACAGCCTTCCATGTCAGCTGTGCCCAGAAGGCCGGCCTCTACATGAGAATGGAACCTGTCAAAGAGGTTACTGCGTCCGGTGCCACCACCTTCTCTGTGAAAAAGACCGCCTactgctgcagccacacaccTGAAGGCTGTGACCGCCGGCCCCATAACATCTACGAGGAGTCGCATCCGAAAAACGGAGCCTGCCAGAAGAGGGCAGAAAAAAGGGGGAAGCCCCGTGCCAAGGGCTGGCATAAGAAGAAGAGTAAGAGAGCAGAGcctgaaccagaaccagaacctgaGACTCCCACCAACCCTGGTCCCAGTATCACCGCCTCAAG TTTTGACACTATCCTGAACCAGGTTTCGGTTCAGAGGAAGCGCCCGTTTGTCGAGAGGGTGCTGAGCTACTGGGTGCTGAAGAGACAGTCGAGGAACAATGTGCCGCTAATCCGCCGGCTGCAGGCCAACCCTCAGCCACCCAAAGTCAAACAAATG GACCGCATGGAGACAAACCAGGCTCTGAAGGAGCAGTTGAAGGAGTGGCACCGCCTCCGCCATGACCTCGAGCGCGCTCgtctgctgctggagctcatcaggaaaagagaaaagctgAAGAGGGAGGAG atgaagctgcagcagtcagTGCTGGAGGTCCAGCTGACCCCCTTCAGCATCCTGCTGAGAGCGGTGCTCAGCCAGCTACAGGAGAAGGACCAGTACAATATCTTCGCTCAGCCTGTCAGCGTCAAGGAG GTTCCTGACTACCTGGACCACATCAAGAACCCAATGGACTTCTCCACGATGAGGAAACGCATCGACGCTCACGACTACAGGAGCCTGGAGGAGTTTGAGGCTGACTTCAACCTCATGATCAGCAACTGCATGTCCTACAATTCTAAGGACACCTTCTTCTACAAAGCAGCTCAGAGGATGCAGGATCACGGAGGAGCCATCCTACGCAGAGCCCACAGAGAAACCGAGCGGATTGGCTTTGACTTCCCCAGCGGCTTGCATCTAGCCACGGCCCCCAAAATAGAGGCTCCACCCCCCTTCTCCTGGGAGGACG tGGACCGCCTGCTGAGCCCCGCCTACCGACAACTGACTCCTCTGGAGGAtcagctgaaggagctgctggagaagtTGGACCTGAGCACAGCCATGAAGCACGGCCCGTCTCGCAGCAAGAGGCTCAAACTGCTCAAAAAGACCATCATGGAGGTCCGCAGCGAGATGAGCTTGAAGAAGTCTCTCCCACCGCCATCACCTGCTGCCTCAAAGCCTGGCTCAATCTCCACAGAGTCAGATGAGGAACCACTACCTGAACCCCTGGCAAAGCCCTGCTCGGAACAGGAGAAGTATTTACCTCCGCCAACGTTAAACCTGTTGACCTCACAGTCAGAGCTTGACGCCTTGCCCAGCAACTTGGAGCTGCCCCCTCTCAATCCCATCAAACCCATTACGGACCAGACTCCCATGAAGCTCGACAGTGACACGTCTACCTCAGTAACCCAAGACACCCCCAACGGGCACATCCCAGACCAACTGCTCCCCAACGGCAACCTCAGCACAGAGGTGTCTGTTCCCTGCAATCGACGGACCAATGTCCTCTTCCGCAAGTCCAAGAGTGCCAGCCCACAGAAACCACCCAAGACCCAAGAGGCATCTGCTGTACCACCTCCGTCTCTAGGCGCAAAAACCTTCCTGTCGGTAGTGATACCTCGACTGGAGACGCTCCTCCTGCCGAAGAAAAGAACCCGCAGCAGCAGTGCTGATGGAGAGGACGACGACGAGTCACCAATAAAACGCCTCGGCACAG gaatTGCAAATGGATTTGTAGTAGATGAGGAAGATATCTCACCGTCTCCTCGGCTTGTGGAACCTCGCCGTCGCTGTGCGTCAGAGTCGAGCATCTCCTCCAGTGGAAGCATTCTCTGCGGCACGAG CACCGTCATCGTATCTAAAGGAGGTAAAGGGCGGCCGGCGGCAGCTCGAAGGAGCACTGTGGACGACAAAAGCTCTCTGAGGACCTGTATCAAGAACGGAGAGTTCACCAAAGCTGCCAAGATCTCCTCAG AGGTGTGGAAGCCCACCGCTGCTTCTCCATTTGTTCTGGAGCCTCTTAAACTAGTTTGGGCTAAATGTAGTGGATTTCCCTCCTACCCTGCCCTG ATCATGGAGCCCAGAGTGCGGAGGACAGTGTCTCAGCACAACGGGGTGGTGCTTCCCCAGCCGCCGCTGGACGTTCTCAGAGCCGGAGAGCGGATGCAGTTCAGGTCCGCAGAGAAACTCTTCCTCGTCCACTTCTTCGACAGCAAGCGCAGCTG GCAATGGCTTCCTAGATCCAAGATGGCGCCCTTCGGGATCAACCCGACACTCGATAGTATCAAGCTGACGGAGGCTCGCTCTGCCCATATCCGAAAAGCTGTACGGTTTGCCTTCGACCGAGCCATGAAGCACCTGAACAGTGGTAGCGTCGAGCCGGAGCCAAGCGCCGGCCCCATCGTCACGGATTGA
- the LOC109624477 gene encoding bromodomain-containing protein 1-like isoform X2, translating into MKKKCRNHRPSVLKRESSPIKPSPNRETLTYAQAQRMVELELDGRVHRLSIYDKLDVITDDDPTAQEIMECNSNKENNEKPQQVLVRSMRLKNNQQKKNAALTASHGTSGTHSSTSGLLEPKVRTVEYNLPVVPKRPAPYYKYTERTAEELDEEVEYDMDEEDYAWLELINEKRKSEGISQVSHNLFEFLMDRFEKESYLATQGQSDMQSLVDEDAVCCICMDGDGADSNVILFCDSCNIAVHQECYGVPYIPEGQWLCRHCLQCPSRPAECVFCPNRGGALKKTDDDRWGHVACALWVPEVGFSDTVFIEPIDGVRNIPPARWKLTCYLCKEKGAGACIQCDKINCYTAFHVSCAQKAGLYMRMEPVKEVTASGATTFSVKKTAYCCSHTPEGCDRRPHNIYEESHPKNGACQKRAEKRGKPRAKGWHKKKSKRAEPEPEPEPETPTNPGPSITASSFDTILNQVSVQRKRPFVERVLSYWVLKRQSRNNVPLIRRLQANPQPPKVKQMDRMETNQALKEQLKEWHRLRHDLERARLLLELIRKREKLKREEMKLQQSVLEVQLTPFSILLRAVLSQLQEKDQYNIFAQPVSVKEVPDYLDHIKNPMDFSTMRKRIDAHDYRSLEEFEADFNLMISNCMSYNSKDTFFYKAAQRMQDHGGAILRRAHRETERIGFDFPSGLHLATAPKIEAPPPFSWEDVDRLLSPAYRQLTPLEDQLKELLEKLDLSTAMKHGPSRSKRLKLLKKTIMEVRSEMSLKKSLPPPSPAASKPGSISTESDEEPLPEPLAKPCSEQEKYLPPPTLNLLTSQSELDALPSNLELPPLNPIKPITDQTPMKLDSDTSTSVTQDTPNGHIPDQLLPNGNLSTEVSVPCNRRTNVLFRKSKSASPQKPPKTQEASAVPPPSLGAKTFLSVVIPRLETLLLPKKRTRSSSADGEDDDESPIKRLGTGIANGFVVDEEDISPSPRLVEPRRRCASESSISSSGSILCGTSTVIVSKGGKGRPAAARRSTVDDKSSLRTCIKNGEFTKAAKISSEVWKPTAASPFVLEPLKLVWAKCSGFPSYPALIMEPRVRRTVSQHNGVVLPQPPLDVLRAGERMQFRSAEKLFLVHFFDSKRSCGTGSSNQHHHRHEN; encoded by the exons atgaagaaaaaatgtCGAAATCACCGCCCGTCTGTGCTGAAGAGGGAGTCGTCACCCATCAAGCCTTCACCTAACCGGGAGACACTAACATATGCACAAGCTCAGCGAatggtggagctggagctggacgGCCGTGTGCATCGGCTCAGCATCTATGACAAGCTGGATGTCATCACTGACGATGATCCAACTGCCCAGGAAATCATGGAGTGCAACAGCAACAAGGAGAACAATGAGAAGCCCCAGCAGGTCCTGGTGCGCTCTATGCGCCTCAAAAACAACCAGCAGAAGAAGAACGCAGCGCTCACAGCCTCACATGGCACCAGCGGCACCCACAGCAGTACCAGCGGCCTGTTGGAGCCAAAGGTTAGAACAGTGGAATACAATCTGCCGGTGGTGCCAAAGAGGCCAGCACCATattacaaatacacagagaggaCGGCGGAGGAGCTGGATGAGGAGGTGGAGTACGACATGGACGAGGAAGACTATGCCtggttggagctcatcaatgagaagaggaagagcgAGGGTATCAGCCAGGTGTCCCACAACctctttgagtttttaatggACCGCTTTGAGAAGGAGTCGTACTTAGCCACGCAGGGTCAGAGTGACATGCAGTCGCTGGTGGATGAGGACGCCGTCTGTTGCATCTGTATGGATGGAGACGGTGCTGACAGTAATGTTATCCTCTTTTGTGACTCCTGTAATATCGCTGTGCACCAAGAGTGCTATGGTGTACCGTACATCCCAGAGGGCCAGTGGTTGTGCCGCCACTGTCTGCAGTGTCCGTCGCGGCCCGCAGAGTGCGTCTTCTGCCCCAACCGAGGTGGAGCCCTGAAGAAGACGGACGATGACCGCTGGGGTCACGTAGCGTGTGCTCTGTGGGTCCCAGAAGTTGGTTTCTCCGACACAGTTTTCATTGAGCCCATTGATGGCGTCCGCAACATTCCGCCAGCACGCTGGAAGTTGACTTGCTACCTGTGTAAGGAAAAGGGTGCAGGAGCATGCATCCAGTGTGACAAGATCAACTGTTACACAGCCTTCCATGTCAGCTGTGCCCAGAAGGCCGGCCTCTACATGAGAATGGAACCTGTCAAAGAGGTTACTGCGTCCGGTGCCACCACCTTCTCTGTGAAAAAGACCGCCTactgctgcagccacacaccTGAAGGCTGTGACCGCCGGCCCCATAACATCTACGAGGAGTCGCATCCGAAAAACGGAGCCTGCCAGAAGAGGGCAGAAAAAAGGGGGAAGCCCCGTGCCAAGGGCTGGCATAAGAAGAAGAGTAAGAGAGCAGAGcctgaaccagaaccagaacctgaGACTCCCACCAACCCTGGTCCCAGTATCACCGCCTCAAG TTTTGACACTATCCTGAACCAGGTTTCGGTTCAGAGGAAGCGCCCGTTTGTCGAGAGGGTGCTGAGCTACTGGGTGCTGAAGAGACAGTCGAGGAACAATGTGCCGCTAATCCGCCGGCTGCAGGCCAACCCTCAGCCACCCAAAGTCAAACAAATG GACCGCATGGAGACAAACCAGGCTCTGAAGGAGCAGTTGAAGGAGTGGCACCGCCTCCGCCATGACCTCGAGCGCGCTCgtctgctgctggagctcatcaggaaaagagaaaagctgAAGAGGGAGGAG atgaagctgcagcagtcagTGCTGGAGGTCCAGCTGACCCCCTTCAGCATCCTGCTGAGAGCGGTGCTCAGCCAGCTACAGGAGAAGGACCAGTACAATATCTTCGCTCAGCCTGTCAGCGTCAAGGAG GTTCCTGACTACCTGGACCACATCAAGAACCCAATGGACTTCTCCACGATGAGGAAACGCATCGACGCTCACGACTACAGGAGCCTGGAGGAGTTTGAGGCTGACTTCAACCTCATGATCAGCAACTGCATGTCCTACAATTCTAAGGACACCTTCTTCTACAAAGCAGCTCAGAGGATGCAGGATCACGGAGGAGCCATCCTACGCAGAGCCCACAGAGAAACCGAGCGGATTGGCTTTGACTTCCCCAGCGGCTTGCATCTAGCCACGGCCCCCAAAATAGAGGCTCCACCCCCCTTCTCCTGGGAGGACG tGGACCGCCTGCTGAGCCCCGCCTACCGACAACTGACTCCTCTGGAGGAtcagctgaaggagctgctggagaagtTGGACCTGAGCACAGCCATGAAGCACGGCCCGTCTCGCAGCAAGAGGCTCAAACTGCTCAAAAAGACCATCATGGAGGTCCGCAGCGAGATGAGCTTGAAGAAGTCTCTCCCACCGCCATCACCTGCTGCCTCAAAGCCTGGCTCAATCTCCACAGAGTCAGATGAGGAACCACTACCTGAACCCCTGGCAAAGCCCTGCTCGGAACAGGAGAAGTATTTACCTCCGCCAACGTTAAACCTGTTGACCTCACAGTCAGAGCTTGACGCCTTGCCCAGCAACTTGGAGCTGCCCCCTCTCAATCCCATCAAACCCATTACGGACCAGACTCCCATGAAGCTCGACAGTGACACGTCTACCTCAGTAACCCAAGACACCCCCAACGGGCACATCCCAGACCAACTGCTCCCCAACGGCAACCTCAGCACAGAGGTGTCTGTTCCCTGCAATCGACGGACCAATGTCCTCTTCCGCAAGTCCAAGAGTGCCAGCCCACAGAAACCACCCAAGACCCAAGAGGCATCTGCTGTACCACCTCCGTCTCTAGGCGCAAAAACCTTCCTGTCGGTAGTGATACCTCGACTGGAGACGCTCCTCCTGCCGAAGAAAAGAACCCGCAGCAGCAGTGCTGATGGAGAGGACGACGACGAGTCACCAATAAAACGCCTCGGCACAG gaatTGCAAATGGATTTGTAGTAGATGAGGAAGATATCTCACCGTCTCCTCGGCTTGTGGAACCTCGCCGTCGCTGTGCGTCAGAGTCGAGCATCTCCTCCAGTGGAAGCATTCTCTGCGGCACGAG CACCGTCATCGTATCTAAAGGAGGTAAAGGGCGGCCGGCGGCAGCTCGAAGGAGCACTGTGGACGACAAAAGCTCTCTGAGGACCTGTATCAAGAACGGAGAGTTCACCAAAGCTGCCAAGATCTCCTCAG AGGTGTGGAAGCCCACCGCTGCTTCTCCATTTGTTCTGGAGCCTCTTAAACTAGTTTGGGCTAAATGTAGTGGATTTCCCTCCTACCCTGCCCTG ATCATGGAGCCCAGAGTGCGGAGGACAGTGTCTCAGCACAACGGGGTGGTGCTTCCCCAGCCGCCGCTGGACGTTCTCAGAGCCGGAGAGCGGATGCAGTTCAGGTCCGCAGAGAAACTCTTCCTCGTCCACTTCTTCGACAGCAAGCGCAGCTG TGGGACTGGCTCCAGTaatcagcatcaccacagacatgAGAACTGA
- the LOC109624477 gene encoding bromodomain-containing protein 1-like isoform X3 yields the protein MKKKCRNHRPSVLKRESSPIKPSPNRETLTYAQAQRMVELELDGRVHRLSIYDKLDVITDDDPTAQEIMECNSNKENNEKPQQVLVRSMRLKNNQQKKNAALTASHGTSGTHSSTSGLLEPKVRTVEYNLPVVPKRPAPYYKYTERTAEELDEEVEYDMDEEDYAWLELINEKRKSEGISQVSHNLFEFLMDRFEKESYLATQGQSDMQSLVDEDAVCCICMDGDGADSNVILFCDSCNIAVHQECYGVPYIPEGQWLCRHCLQCPSRPAECVFCPNRGGALKKTDDDRWGHVACALWVPEVGFSDTVFIEPIDGVRNIPPARWKLTCYLCKEKGAGACIQCDKINCYTAFHVSCAQKAGLYMRMEPVKEVTASGATTFSVKKTAYCCSHTPEGCDRRPHNIYEESHPKNGACQKRAEKRGKPRAKGWHKKKSKRAEPEPEPEPETPTNPGPSITASSFDTILNQVSVQRKRPFVERVLSYWVLKRQSRNNVPLIRRLQANPQPPKVKQMDRMETNQALKEQLKEWHRLRHDLERARLLLELIRKREKLKREEMKLQQSVLEVQLTPFSILLRAVLSQLQEKDQYNIFAQPVSVKEVPDYLDHIKNPMDFSTMRKRIDAHDYRSLEEFEADFNLMISNCMSYNSKDTFFYKAAQRMQDHGGAILRRAHRETERIGFDFPSGLHLATAPKIEAPPPFSWEDVDRLLSPAYRQLTPLEDQLKELLEKLDLSTAMKHGPSRSKRLKLLKKTIMEVRSEMSLKKSLPPPSPAASKPGSISTESDEEPLPEPLAKPCSEQEKYLPPPTLNLLTSQSELDALPSNLELPPLNPIKPITDQTPMKLDSDTSTSVTQDTPNGHIPDQLLPNGNLSTEVSVPCNRRTNVLFRKSKSASPQKPPKTQEASAVPPPSLGAKTFLSVVIPRLETLLLPKKRTRSSSADGEDDDESPIKRLGTGIANGFVVDEEDISPSPRLVEPRRRCASESSISSSGSILCGTSTVIVSKGGKGRPAAARRSTVDDKSSLRTCIKNGEFTKAAKISSDHGAQSAEDSVSAQRGGASPAAAGRSQSRRADAVQVRRETLPRPLLRQQAQLWDWLQ from the exons atgaagaaaaaatgtCGAAATCACCGCCCGTCTGTGCTGAAGAGGGAGTCGTCACCCATCAAGCCTTCACCTAACCGGGAGACACTAACATATGCACAAGCTCAGCGAatggtggagctggagctggacgGCCGTGTGCATCGGCTCAGCATCTATGACAAGCTGGATGTCATCACTGACGATGATCCAACTGCCCAGGAAATCATGGAGTGCAACAGCAACAAGGAGAACAATGAGAAGCCCCAGCAGGTCCTGGTGCGCTCTATGCGCCTCAAAAACAACCAGCAGAAGAAGAACGCAGCGCTCACAGCCTCACATGGCACCAGCGGCACCCACAGCAGTACCAGCGGCCTGTTGGAGCCAAAGGTTAGAACAGTGGAATACAATCTGCCGGTGGTGCCAAAGAGGCCAGCACCATattacaaatacacagagaggaCGGCGGAGGAGCTGGATGAGGAGGTGGAGTACGACATGGACGAGGAAGACTATGCCtggttggagctcatcaatgagaagaggaagagcgAGGGTATCAGCCAGGTGTCCCACAACctctttgagtttttaatggACCGCTTTGAGAAGGAGTCGTACTTAGCCACGCAGGGTCAGAGTGACATGCAGTCGCTGGTGGATGAGGACGCCGTCTGTTGCATCTGTATGGATGGAGACGGTGCTGACAGTAATGTTATCCTCTTTTGTGACTCCTGTAATATCGCTGTGCACCAAGAGTGCTATGGTGTACCGTACATCCCAGAGGGCCAGTGGTTGTGCCGCCACTGTCTGCAGTGTCCGTCGCGGCCCGCAGAGTGCGTCTTCTGCCCCAACCGAGGTGGAGCCCTGAAGAAGACGGACGATGACCGCTGGGGTCACGTAGCGTGTGCTCTGTGGGTCCCAGAAGTTGGTTTCTCCGACACAGTTTTCATTGAGCCCATTGATGGCGTCCGCAACATTCCGCCAGCACGCTGGAAGTTGACTTGCTACCTGTGTAAGGAAAAGGGTGCAGGAGCATGCATCCAGTGTGACAAGATCAACTGTTACACAGCCTTCCATGTCAGCTGTGCCCAGAAGGCCGGCCTCTACATGAGAATGGAACCTGTCAAAGAGGTTACTGCGTCCGGTGCCACCACCTTCTCTGTGAAAAAGACCGCCTactgctgcagccacacaccTGAAGGCTGTGACCGCCGGCCCCATAACATCTACGAGGAGTCGCATCCGAAAAACGGAGCCTGCCAGAAGAGGGCAGAAAAAAGGGGGAAGCCCCGTGCCAAGGGCTGGCATAAGAAGAAGAGTAAGAGAGCAGAGcctgaaccagaaccagaacctgaGACTCCCACCAACCCTGGTCCCAGTATCACCGCCTCAAG TTTTGACACTATCCTGAACCAGGTTTCGGTTCAGAGGAAGCGCCCGTTTGTCGAGAGGGTGCTGAGCTACTGGGTGCTGAAGAGACAGTCGAGGAACAATGTGCCGCTAATCCGCCGGCTGCAGGCCAACCCTCAGCCACCCAAAGTCAAACAAATG GACCGCATGGAGACAAACCAGGCTCTGAAGGAGCAGTTGAAGGAGTGGCACCGCCTCCGCCATGACCTCGAGCGCGCTCgtctgctgctggagctcatcaggaaaagagaaaagctgAAGAGGGAGGAG atgaagctgcagcagtcagTGCTGGAGGTCCAGCTGACCCCCTTCAGCATCCTGCTGAGAGCGGTGCTCAGCCAGCTACAGGAGAAGGACCAGTACAATATCTTCGCTCAGCCTGTCAGCGTCAAGGAG GTTCCTGACTACCTGGACCACATCAAGAACCCAATGGACTTCTCCACGATGAGGAAACGCATCGACGCTCACGACTACAGGAGCCTGGAGGAGTTTGAGGCTGACTTCAACCTCATGATCAGCAACTGCATGTCCTACAATTCTAAGGACACCTTCTTCTACAAAGCAGCTCAGAGGATGCAGGATCACGGAGGAGCCATCCTACGCAGAGCCCACAGAGAAACCGAGCGGATTGGCTTTGACTTCCCCAGCGGCTTGCATCTAGCCACGGCCCCCAAAATAGAGGCTCCACCCCCCTTCTCCTGGGAGGACG tGGACCGCCTGCTGAGCCCCGCCTACCGACAACTGACTCCTCTGGAGGAtcagctgaaggagctgctggagaagtTGGACCTGAGCACAGCCATGAAGCACGGCCCGTCTCGCAGCAAGAGGCTCAAACTGCTCAAAAAGACCATCATGGAGGTCCGCAGCGAGATGAGCTTGAAGAAGTCTCTCCCACCGCCATCACCTGCTGCCTCAAAGCCTGGCTCAATCTCCACAGAGTCAGATGAGGAACCACTACCTGAACCCCTGGCAAAGCCCTGCTCGGAACAGGAGAAGTATTTACCTCCGCCAACGTTAAACCTGTTGACCTCACAGTCAGAGCTTGACGCCTTGCCCAGCAACTTGGAGCTGCCCCCTCTCAATCCCATCAAACCCATTACGGACCAGACTCCCATGAAGCTCGACAGTGACACGTCTACCTCAGTAACCCAAGACACCCCCAACGGGCACATCCCAGACCAACTGCTCCCCAACGGCAACCTCAGCACAGAGGTGTCTGTTCCCTGCAATCGACGGACCAATGTCCTCTTCCGCAAGTCCAAGAGTGCCAGCCCACAGAAACCACCCAAGACCCAAGAGGCATCTGCTGTACCACCTCCGTCTCTAGGCGCAAAAACCTTCCTGTCGGTAGTGATACCTCGACTGGAGACGCTCCTCCTGCCGAAGAAAAGAACCCGCAGCAGCAGTGCTGATGGAGAGGACGACGACGAGTCACCAATAAAACGCCTCGGCACAG gaatTGCAAATGGATTTGTAGTAGATGAGGAAGATATCTCACCGTCTCCTCGGCTTGTGGAACCTCGCCGTCGCTGTGCGTCAGAGTCGAGCATCTCCTCCAGTGGAAGCATTCTCTGCGGCACGAG CACCGTCATCGTATCTAAAGGAGGTAAAGGGCGGCCGGCGGCAGCTCGAAGGAGCACTGTGGACGACAAAAGCTCTCTGAGGACCTGTATCAAGAACGGAGAGTTCACCAAAGCTGCCAAGATCTCCTCAG ATCATGGAGCCCAGAGTGCGGAGGACAGTGTCTCAGCACAACGGGGTGGTGCTTCCCCAGCCGCCGCTGGACGTTCTCAGAGCCGGAGAGCGGATGCAGTTCAGGTCCGCAGAGAAACTCTTCCTCGTCCACTTCTTCGACAGCAAGCGCAGCTG TGGGACTGGCTCCAGTaa